One Papaver somniferum cultivar HN1 chromosome 10, ASM357369v1, whole genome shotgun sequence genomic window carries:
- the LOC113315280 gene encoding uncharacterized protein LOC113315280, translating to MVLLVYVDDIILVGVSQSQNFNFIQVLKVEFAMKDLEHLNYFLGIDADWNADTHTLLLTQKKYSLELPKKHDMLECNPCKTPVATGKRASLYDGSLLTEAAGYRSDLSFAAGSGIEFTTCDCSTLYAHSDSGCPDTRKSTAGYGVFMGPNLVAWSSKKQPTISRSSTEAEYIALEVTATKVQWFLIS from the exons ATGGTACTTCTagtttatgttgatgacattatttTAGTGGGGGTTTCTCAGTCCCAAAATTTTAACTTCATTCAAGTTTTGAAAGTTGAGTTTGCTATGAAGGATCTGGAGCATTTAAATTACTTTCTGGGAATTGATGCTGATTGGAATGCAGATACTCATACCTTGTTACTTACACAAAAAAAGTATTCTCTGGAGTTACCAAAGAAACATGATATGCTTGAATGCAATCCCTGCAAGACTCCAGTTGCTACTGGTAAGAGAGCATCTCTCTATGATGGTTCCTTATTGACTGAAGCTGCTGGTTACAGATCAGATTTAAGTTTTGCTGCTG GCTCTGGGATTGAATTTACAACATGTGATTGTTCTACTTTGTATGCTCACAGTGATAGTGGATGCCCCGATACAAGAAAGTCTACTGCTGGATATGGTGTGTTTATGGGTCCTAATTTGGTTGCTTGGTCTTCTAAGAAGCAACCTACAATCTCCAGATCAAGCACAGAAGCTGAGTATATAGCCTTAGAAGTCACTGCAACTAAAGTTCAATGGTTTCTTATCTCCTGA
- the LOC113315281 gene encoding uncharacterized protein LOC113315281 codes for MLRPQLHSIRRGNSTIFDFLQQIKSISDSLDGIGEPMPDLDLIMYALSGLGRDYSQFVIIMKNRETPLSFSELRSRLVTQKQWMKDQDDDATSFLTKDPTTSAFYVKHYKSYDFSGNKPASSAYFPKFSHGASSSFSPQFTQGSSSSGQGEKREFNPVVQQEFDYNSIPCQICNKLGHFATRCRYKYAVVEKPPSRQSPPRRSAGSVQKAFAGMKASSSSTNR; via the coding sequence ATGCTGAGGCCACAGTTACATTCAATTCGTAGAGGTAATTCTACAATCTTTGATTTCCTACAGCAGATTAAGTCAATTTCGGATTCTTTGGATGGAATTGGTGAGCCGATGCCGGATTTAGATCTTATTATGTATGCTCTGTCTGGATTAGGCCGTGATTATTCTCAGTTTGTTATTATAATGAAAAATAGAGAAACACCTCTATCTTTTTCTGAGCTTCGATCTAGATTGGTTACGCAGAAACAATGGATGAAAGATCAAGATGATGATGCTACTTCTTTCTTAACTAAAGATCCTACAACATCTGCTTTTTATGTCAAGCATTACAAGTCTTATGATTTCTCTGGAAATAAACCAGCTTCTAGTGCTTATTTTCCAAAGTTTAGTCATGGTGcatcttcttccttttctccACAGTTTACTCAAGGTTCCTCTAGTTCTGGTCAAGGTGAGAAACGTGAATTCAATCCAGTGGTTCagcaagaatttgattataatTCCATTCCTTGTCAGATTTGTAACAAGCTAGGCCATTTTGCTACTAGGTGTAGGTATAAATATGCTGTCGTAGAAAAGCCACCATCTAGACAATCTCCACCTAGAAGATCTGCAGGTTCTGTGCAAAAGGCTTTTGCAGGAATgaaagcttcttcttcttctaccaaTCGATGA